A segment of the Synechococcus sp. CBW1002 genome:
CACCGCCTTCTGCAGGGCGAAGAAGGGATGGTCGGAGTCGAGGCGCTGGGCTGCCAGGGCATCACCCCTGCCGGTGGCCCGGGCCAGCAGGTCGAAGGCCTGCTCGGGCCTGAGCTCGGCATAGAGCTCGGTGCGGCAGGCCGGTTCCGCGCCGCTCGGCTCGGGACGGTCCAGGGCCACCAGCGGACCGCGGCCGCAGAGTCGCAAGCAGCCCACCGGCTTGATCGACACCGCCTCGGCGGCGCCGCCGAGCTGGTCGCGGGCGGAAAGCAGGGCCGCCCGCACGGCCTCGGCACCGGCGGACCGGCAGCCGCTGGCGCCGCAGCAGCGCAGTTGCATCCGGGGAGAGGAAGCCATCAGCGTGCCCCGGTTCCACTGCCGTCTGCCCTGCCGTCTGCCCTGGCATCGGCGCCGGAAGCGTCGTCTGCCGAGAGCCCCAGGGCGCCCAGGCGTGCATCCAGGGCCGCCGGATCGTCCACCGGCAGGCGGGCCTCCAGGTGGCCATCCACCACCAGCACAGGCGCCTGGCCGCAAGCCCCCAGGCAGCTGACGTGTTCCAGGGCCCAGGTGCCGTTGCCGGCAGCATCATCGAGCCGAAGCCCCAGCCGCCGCTCCAGCCGTGCCGCCAGCTCCCCACCTCCCTTGACGAAGCAGGCGGTGCCCAGGCACACGGCGCAGCGGTGTGCGGTGGGGGCCTCGAGCCGGAACAGGTGGTAGAAGCTCGCCACCCCGAACACCCGGGCCAGGGGCAGCTTCAGCTCCCGCGCCACCTGGGCCAGGGCCCCCGGCGGCAGATAGCCGTAGAGCTCCTGCACCTGGTGCAGCACCTCGATCAGGGCATCGGAGCGGCCACGGTGCTGACGAATCAGCCGCGAGGTGCGCTCCACCGCCTCGGCAGGCAGAACTGCCTCAGCAGGCAGAACAGTCTCGGCAGGGAGAACCGCCTTGGGGAGCAGATCCGCCCGGCGGAGCGCTGATGGTGGCGCGGAGAGCGGCGCGGTCATGGGCTGACGCGACAGGCGCGGTCTTGCCACCGGCCTAGCCAGCGCCGGCACGGCTGTCAGCGAATGTGGTGGAAGTCTGGCCTGGAGGCCGTCAGCGATGGGCGCCACGGGACTGGTGATCGATCCGGCCTTCCGGCTGCACGAGACGGGCAGCGGCCACCCCGAGAGCCCGCGGCGGCTGGAGGCGATCGAAACCGAACTGCAGCGCCGCGGCCTGCGGCAGCGCTGCCAGCTGATCCGGGCCCGGCCCGCCACGGACCTGGAGCTTCAGCGTTGCCACACGGTCCGCTATCTGGAGACGGTGCGCCGCGATGTGGCTTACGACGCCAGGCAACTCTCCACCGGCGACACCACCATCTGTGACGCGTCGGAAGATGTGGCCAGGCTGGCGGCCGGCGGCACCCTGGCAGCGGTGGAGGCGGTGCTCAGCGGCCAGGTGAACCACGCCTTCGCCCTGGTGCGCCCCCCCGGTCACCATGCCGAGGCCGATCGGGGCATGGGGTTCTGCATCTTCAACAACGTGGCCCTGGGCGCCCGCCATGCCCAGGTGGTGCATGGCCTGGAGCGGGTGCTGATCATCGACTGGGACCTGCACCACGGCAACGGCACCCAGGCGATCTTCTGGCGCGATTCCAGCGTGCTCTTCGCCAGCGTGCATGAATGGGGCAACTACCCCGGCAGCGGCGCCGCCACGGAACGGGGGGAGGGTCCGGGCCTGGGCTTCACCCTCAACTGCCCCCTGCCCGGCGGCAGTGACGGCCCGGCGGTGCTCACGGCCCTGACCGCCGTGCTGCGGCCCGCCGCCGAGCGGTTCCGGCCCCAGTTGGTGCTGGTGTCGGCCGGCTTCGACAGCCACCGGGACGATCCCCTGGGCAGCTTCCGGCTCGAGGACAGCGACTATGGCGCCCTCACCCAGCTCTGCCTGGACATCGCCAGCGAACACGCCGATGGCCGGCTGGTGTCCGTGCTGGAGGGGGGCTACGCGCTGCAGGGCCTGGCGGGCGGCGCCGCCGCTCACGTTGAGACCTTGCTGGAGACCTGATCAGCCTGCACCGCATCACCGGGAAGCGCGGCGCTGGCCAGATCGATCCAGGCCTCCATCACCTCGGGGGTGGAGCGCAGGCTGAACCCGAGCTTGCTGCACACCCGTTGCATGGCGCCGTTCTCGTGCAGGATCTCGGCCGTCACCCGGTCGACACCTTCATCGCGGCCGCTGCGCAGCAGCTGGGCCAGCAGCTCGGTTCCCAGACCCTGCCTCTGATACGGGTCGCTGATCAGCATCGAGAACTCGGCGTCATTGGAGCCATGCATCCGGCTGAGCCGCCCCACCGCCAGAACCCGGTGCTCGCCGGAATCGGGGTCGCGCCGGTCCACCACCAGGGCCAGCTCCCGGTCGTAGTCGGTGAAGCAGATGCGCAGCAGCCGCTCGTGGGTGATGCGGTGGCTCAGCGACATCATGTGGAAGTAGCGGTAGTAGACGCTCTCTTCCGAAAGGGTGCGGTGGAAGGCCACCAGCAGGGGTTCGTCCTCGGGCCGGATCGGGCGGATGGTCACCGGACTGCCGTCCTGCAGACGCCAGTGGTGCACGTACTGGCTGGGGTACGGGCGAATGGCCGGTCGGGGCAGGGGACAGGTGGCGCCCGCCACCGGCTGGATCAGAATGCGCGCATCAACAGCCACCAGGGGCCGCACCGGATCGCCGGGCCGCACCAGCAGCGGATTGATGTCGATCTCGCGGATGGCGGGCTGCTCCAGTACCAGTTGGCTGAGCCGCACCAACAGCCGCTCCAGCTCCTCCAGATCGGCTGGCGGGCCGCCGCGCACCCCCTGCAGGGCGTGGTAGACGCGGGTCTGCTCCATCAACCGCCGCGCCAGGGTGGTGTTCAGGGGCGGCAGAGCCACGGCGCTGTCGCGGTACATCTCCACCAGGGTGCCGCCGCTGCCGAACAGGATCACCGGCCCGAACTGGGGATCGAGACTGCTGCCCACGATCAGCTCCAGGCCCCCCTGCCGCTGCAGCATCGGCTGCACCGACACCCCATCGAAAGCTTCCGGCCCGCACTGCTCCGGGATCCGGCTGGCCATGGCGGCGAAGGCCGCCTCCACCGCCTCGCCGCTGGCGAGATCCAGCCACACACCACCCACATCGCTCTTGTGGGTGATGGTGCGGCTGTTGAGCTTCAGCACCACGGGGAAGCCGATGGCCTCGGCGGCGGCGCGGGCCTGGCTGGCGCTGCGGGCCAGGCGGGTGTCCAGCACCGGAATGCCGTAGCCCGCCAGCACCTGCTTGGCCTCCGTCTCGCTCAGCAGCTCACGGCCCTCATCCAGGGCTCGCTCCAGCACGCGGCGACCGGTGGCATGGTCGTCCGGCGCTCTTGCGCCGGCACCCTCATCGGCCTCAGGCAGCAGGGCGGGGGTCTCGTACAGACCGCGCAGGTTGTAGCTGAAGGTCCAGAGGGCGATGAACAGACGGGCCGCGGCGTCGGGGTAGGAGTTGGTGGCGATCCCGGCGGCATTGAGAATCGCCACCCCACGGGCCACCTCGTCGCCCCCCATCCAGCTGGCCAGCAGGGGCTTGCTGCTGGCCTCGGCCAGCTGCCGCAGGCGCTGGGCCGTGGTGGTGGGATCGGTCATCGCCTGGGGTGTGAGGATCACCAGCAGGCCATCGCTGCCGGGATCGGCCAGGGCGATCTCGATGGTGCGGGCGTAGCGCTCCGGATCGGCATCGCCGAGGATGTCAATGGGGTTGCCATGGCTCCACTGGGCCGGCAACACCGCATCGAGGGCAGTGAGGCTCTCGTTCGAGAGCTGGGCCAGCTGGCCGCCGCTGAGCACCAGGGCATCGGTGGCGAGCACCCCCGGGCCGCCGGCATTGGTGACGATCGCCAGGCGCCGGCCGCTGGGGCGTCGGGGCTGTTTGGCCAGCACACCGGCCAGGTCGAACAGGTCCGAGAGGCGATCCACCCGCAGCACGCCGCAGCGCCGCAGCGCTGCCTCCAGCACCACGTCGCTGCCCGCCAGGGCCCCGGTGTGGGAGGCCGCCGCCCGCGCCGCCTCGGCACTGCGCCCGCCCTTGATCAGCACGATCGGTTTGGTCAGCGCCACCTCGCGCGCAGCCGAGAGGAAGGCGCGGGCATCGCCGATCGCCTCCATGTAGATCACGATGCTGCGCGTGGCGGGATCGTCACCCAGATAGGTGATCAGATCGCCCCAGCCCACATCCAGCATCGAGCCCATCGACACGAAGGCGCTGAAGCCCACCCCCTGCTGATGGCTCCAGTCGAGCACCGCGGTGCAGATCGCCCCGGACTGGCTCAGGAAGCCCACATGGCCTGGCGCCGCCATGCCGGAGGCGAAGGTGGCATTGAGCCCCAGGCGGGGGTTCATCAGCCCCAGGCAGTTGGGGCCGAGCAGCCGCAACCCGGAGCCGCGCAGCGTCTCGCGCAGCTGGTTCTCCAGCGCAAGCCCTGCGGGCCCCACCTCCCGGAAGCCCGCGGAGATCACAATCACCGCCTTCACCCCGGCGGCGGCGCACTCCGCCAGCCGCTGGGGCACGGTGGCGGCCGGCGTGGCGATCAGGGCCAGATCCACCGGCTCGGGAATCTCCGCCACGCTGGCGCTGCAGCGCACTCCCAGCACGCTGTGGCGCCGCGGATTGACCGGATAGACCGTGCCGCCGAAGGGCGAGCGGATCAGGTTCCAGAGCAGGGTGCGGCCCACGCTGCCGGGCCGCTCGCTGGCACCGATCACAGCCACGCAGCCTGGCCTGAACAGGGCCCCGAGCGGCTGCCTCTCGCTGCGCAGGATGTCGTAGGTGGGGTCGGTGCTTCTGCCCTGGCCATGGCCGGGGGTGCGGCCCACTGGGTCGGTCATGGCAGGCGCTCGCGATGGTGCGGCTCTGTCATCCAGCCGACAGCAGGTTCCCCGCCGTCCATCACAGCCGAATTCTGCCCGTCAACATCGGGCTCCTGCAGCTGGAAAGTGAGTTGATCCAGATCGATGCGATGGGGCTCCAGGCGGGCCTGACAACCCGCGAGCAGATCGGCGGCCTGCTCGGTGCCGAGGCCGCCGAAGAGCTCCGTTCCGCGAGGCCCGTCGCGGGCCACCAGCGGCCCGCGGCCGCAGAGTCTCAGGCAGCCCACCGCTCGGATCAGCACGGCGGCCTCACCGGCTTCGCCGTTGGCGCGGGCCGCAAGCAAGGCCCTGCTCAGCCGTTCACTGCCGGCGCTGCGGCAGCTGCTGGCACTGCAGCAGCGCAGCACGACGGGCTCACGGCTCATGGCGTTCCCCCCGCTGGGCATCGCCGCTGGAACGTTCAGGCACGACGGGCAGGCGGCTGATCCCTGCGTCTGCTTTAGCCAGGTCAGCCGCCGCTGTCAGCGAGCCGCTCTCAGGTTTCGTTGCCGCCGAACATGTCGTCGTACCCCTGGTAGGGATCGAACTCGTTCCATCCCGGGCTGGCTTCGTCGAACAGGCCGAAGCGAGCGGCTTCGTCGTCCATCAGGGTGTTGCCGGTGGGCCGGGT
Coding sequences within it:
- a CDS encoding GNAT family N-acetyltransferase, which translates into the protein MTDPVGRTPGHGQGRSTDPTYDILRSERQPLGALFRPGCVAVIGASERPGSVGRTLLWNLIRSPFGGTVYPVNPRRHSVLGVRCSASVAEIPEPVDLALIATPAATVPQRLAECAAAGVKAVIVISAGFREVGPAGLALENQLRETLRGSGLRLLGPNCLGLMNPRLGLNATFASGMAAPGHVGFLSQSGAICTAVLDWSHQQGVGFSAFVSMGSMLDVGWGDLITYLGDDPATRSIVIYMEAIGDARAFLSAAREVALTKPIVLIKGGRSAEAARAAASHTGALAGSDVVLEAALRRCGVLRVDRLSDLFDLAGVLAKQPRRPSGRRLAIVTNAGGPGVLATDALVLSGGQLAQLSNESLTALDAVLPAQWSHGNPIDILGDADPERYARTIEIALADPGSDGLLVILTPQAMTDPTTTAQRLRQLAEASSKPLLASWMGGDEVARGVAILNAAGIATNSYPDAAARLFIALWTFSYNLRGLYETPALLPEADEGAGARAPDDHATGRRVLERALDEGRELLSETEAKQVLAGYGIPVLDTRLARSASQARAAAEAIGFPVVLKLNSRTITHKSDVGGVWLDLASGEAVEAAFAAMASRIPEQCGPEAFDGVSVQPMLQRQGGLELIVGSSLDPQFGPVILFGSGGTLVEMYRDSAVALPPLNTTLARRLMEQTRVYHALQGVRGGPPADLEELERLLVRLSQLVLEQPAIREIDINPLLVRPGDPVRPLVAVDARILIQPVAGATCPLPRPAIRPYPSQYVHHWRLQDGSPVTIRPIRPEDEPLLVAFHRTLSEESVYYRYFHMMSLSHRITHERLLRICFTDYDRELALVVDRRDPDSGEHRVLAVGRLSRMHGSNDAEFSMLISDPYQRQGLGTELLAQLLRSGRDEGVDRVTAEILHENGAMQRVCSKLGFSLRSTPEVMEAWIDLASAALPGDAVQADQVSSKVST
- a CDS encoding (2Fe-2S) ferredoxin domain-containing protein, whose protein sequence is MSREPVVLRCCSASSCRSAGSERLSRALLAARANGEAGEAAVLIRAVGCLRLCGRGPLVARDGPRGTELFGGLGTEQAADLLAGCQARLEPHRIDLDQLTFQLQEPDVDGQNSAVMDGGEPAVGWMTEPHHRERLP
- a CDS encoding NAD(P)H-dependent oxidoreductase subunit E, producing MTAPLSAPPSALRRADLLPKAVLPAETVLPAEAVLPAEAVERTSRLIRQHRGRSDALIEVLHQVQELYGYLPPGALAQVARELKLPLARVFGVASFYHLFRLEAPTAHRCAVCLGTACFVKGGGELAARLERRLGLRLDDAAGNGTWALEHVSCLGACGQAPVLVVDGHLEARLPVDDPAALDARLGALGLSADDASGADARADGRADGSGTGAR
- a CDS encoding histone deacetylase; the encoded protein is MGATGLVIDPAFRLHETGSGHPESPRRLEAIETELQRRGLRQRCQLIRARPATDLELQRCHTVRYLETVRRDVAYDARQLSTGDTTICDASEDVARLAAGGTLAAVEAVLSGQVNHAFALVRPPGHHAEADRGMGFCIFNNVALGARHAQVVHGLERVLIIDWDLHHGNGTQAIFWRDSSVLFASVHEWGNYPGSGAATERGEGPGLGFTLNCPLPGGSDGPAVLTALTAVLRPAAERFRPQLVLVSAGFDSHRDDPLGSFRLEDSDYGALTQLCLDIASEHADGRLVSVLEGGYALQGLAGGAAAHVETLLET